A single region of the Chryseobacterium sp. 6424 genome encodes:
- a CDS encoding lipopolysaccharide biosynthesis protein, which translates to MYKKLLGQTALYGLTTVVIRLFPFIINPYITDAFGPTAYAPFADFYSVAGVIAVLLTHGMETTFFRFSLDEKNDQKLISTAFFSVLGATLLFLAFTLLFRNDLAVAFKTPTHVDLLTILAVILALDAFSAMPFVMLRKNEQPLKYASVKITNGIVNFILVIFFLQILPRFPEGFLGLKYNATFGIGYVFVANLVASALTFLMMFKDVFKAKLKHFSWQLWKKMMKYSWPITIAGLAGIINETLDRQFLKFLLPEEIARHELGVYGAVAKIVTFVVLFRQAYVLGIEPFFFSHSKNENAGKTYARLMDVFIAVNCLIVLFLCINLDWISRFYLNNPAYYVGIDILPLLFFASLFLGIYLNLSIWYKLADRTIIGAYISGIGALVTIGINFYFIPAYGYWASAWATLLSYLVMMLVSYIWGQIKYPIPYNLYRNLVIILLTIVLSLVFYQNLKHDIWLGNLIFIVLAAILIKVQNLIPKSLLQKIKR; encoded by the coding sequence TTGTACAAGAAACTTCTGGGGCAAACCGCACTGTACGGGCTAACTACAGTGGTCATCCGCTTGTTCCCATTTATCATCAACCCTTATATCACCGATGCTTTCGGGCCTACCGCCTACGCTCCGTTCGCCGATTTCTATTCGGTGGCTGGTGTGATCGCGGTTTTACTTACGCATGGCATGGAAACCACTTTTTTCCGGTTTTCACTGGATGAAAAAAATGACCAGAAACTGATTTCCACGGCATTTTTCAGTGTACTGGGGGCAACCTTGCTGTTTTTGGCTTTCACTTTATTGTTCCGGAACGACCTCGCGGTAGCTTTCAAAACCCCTACCCACGTTGATCTGCTGACCATATTGGCGGTTATTTTGGCTTTGGATGCCTTCTCCGCCATGCCTTTTGTGATGCTCAGGAAAAATGAGCAGCCATTAAAGTACGCCTCGGTAAAAATCACAAACGGAATCGTAAATTTCATCCTCGTCATTTTCTTTTTACAGATTTTACCACGCTTCCCCGAAGGTTTTTTAGGATTAAAATACAATGCAACTTTTGGCATCGGCTATGTATTCGTGGCCAATCTGGTGGCGAGCGCGCTTACGTTCCTGATGATGTTTAAAGATGTCTTCAAGGCTAAACTAAAGCATTTCTCGTGGCAATTATGGAAAAAAATGATGAAGTATTCCTGGCCGATCACCATCGCCGGACTTGCGGGCATCATCAATGAAACCCTGGACCGGCAGTTCCTGAAATTTCTTCTTCCCGAAGAAATCGCGAGGCACGAACTCGGGGTGTACGGCGCTGTGGCGAAAATCGTCACATTTGTGGTACTTTTCCGGCAGGCCTATGTTCTGGGGATTGAACCGTTCTTCTTCAGTCACTCTAAAAATGAAAACGCAGGAAAAACGTATGCCAGACTGATGGATGTTTTCATTGCGGTGAACTGCCTGATCGTGCTGTTCCTTTGCATTAATCTGGATTGGATTTCGAGGTTTTACCTTAATAATCCGGCCTATTATGTGGGGATTGATATCCTGCCGCTGCTTTTTTTCGCCAGTTTATTTTTAGGGATTTACCTGAATCTTTCCATTTGGTATAAACTTGCCGACAGAACGATTATCGGGGCTTATATTTCGGGGATTGGGGCGTTGGTTACGATTGGCATTAACTTTTATTTCATCCCTGCGTACGGATATTGGGCTTCTGCCTGGGCTACACTGCTGTCTTATTTGGTGATGATGCTGGTATCGTACATTTGGGGCCAGATAAAATACCCCATTCCTTATAATTTATACCGTAATCTGGTCATTATCCTGCTAACCATCGTACTTTCACTTGTTTTTTATCAAAATTTAAAACACGATATTTGGCTCGGCAACTTAATATTTATAGTTTTAGCGGCAATTTTAATAAAAGTTCAAAACCTAATACCTAAAAGTCTTCTCCAAAAAATCAAAAGATAA
- a CDS encoding M16 family metallopeptidase: MIRKKFLMLFAVGILFTAQAQDYQWKEAKSGGYTYKYVTNDPTQARFYTLQNGLTVILSPTKKDPRIQAYIATKAGSKTDPATNTGLAHYLEHMLFKGTDKYGSLDWAKEKAELDKIDALYEQYNTSKDEAKRKAIYKKIDSVSGVAAKYAIANEYDKMMTAMGAQGTNAWTNFEETVYTDDVPSSSLDRYLAVQAERFRNPVLRIFHTELEAVYEEKNRTLDNDGRKVFETLFATLFKNHNYGKQTTIGTVEHLKNPSLVEIRKYFNNYYVPNNMGVILSGDFNPDDAIAKIDRAFSYMKNKPVPKYTFQPEQAMTAPIVKEIVGPDAENLTIGYRLPGNKDKDVLLADLVGSILTNGKAGLLDLNLVKKQKLLRASAFTYTLQDHGILYLSAAPTTGQTLEEVQTLVLSEIENLKKGNFDADLIPSIVNNIKKEKIQSLERYGDRASMLQSAFNAELDWKDQVAYVDDISKIKKEDVVAFANKYFGNNYVAILKKKGENKNPQKIEKPSITPVETNPDKQSAFVKMVNEMPSTASEPVFLDFNKDIQKSKLGKAEVLYVPNTENQLFRLRYRYKVGTLNDPKQSLASQYLQFLGTDKKSSEEISKEFYKIASSFNVSTGEEYTMVTIEGLQENFDKAVKLYEDLVMNAKPDETALAALKARIAKSRKDAKANKGAILQGLTSYAMYGPKNKFNNTLSDAEINAVTAQELVDRMKNLNNYEQTVIYYGPEPLKNLTAKLGTMHKVPATFASAGPLKTFKQLPQTKTQVLFTDYDMVQAETRWIRNTENYDAAKTPMVMVFNNYFGGGMGSVVFQTIRESKALAYSTYGYYVQPSKKDDQYYMMSYVGSQADKFGDAVGAMNELLTKMPQLPVNLDLAKSSVKKDIQTERIMQDDIIFRYLAAQQLGLKDDIRKQLYTNVDKITMNDLKNFHATNISGKPYTYALVASEKNMKMEDLKKIGEVKKITLEELFGY, encoded by the coding sequence ATGATCAGAAAAAAGTTTTTAATGCTTTTTGCTGTTGGGATTCTCTTCACCGCTCAGGCGCAGGATTACCAGTGGAAGGAAGCTAAAAGTGGTGGTTACACGTATAAATATGTAACCAACGATCCTACGCAGGCTAGATTCTATACTCTGCAGAACGGACTCACCGTAATTCTGAGCCCGACTAAAAAAGACCCCCGAATCCAGGCGTATATCGCCACGAAAGCGGGCAGTAAGACCGATCCTGCAACCAACACAGGTCTCGCGCACTATCTGGAGCACATGCTTTTCAAAGGTACCGACAAGTACGGATCCTTGGACTGGGCCAAGGAAAAGGCCGAACTCGACAAAATAGACGCGCTGTATGAGCAGTACAACACTTCTAAAGATGAAGCTAAACGCAAGGCCATTTACAAAAAGATCGATTCCGTTTCAGGTGTGGCGGCAAAATATGCCATCGCCAATGAGTATGACAAAATGATGACGGCAATGGGCGCCCAGGGTACCAATGCGTGGACTAATTTCGAAGAAACTGTTTATACAGACGATGTTCCGTCAAGTTCTTTGGACCGTTACCTGGCTGTTCAGGCTGAGAGATTCCGTAATCCGGTACTGAGGATTTTCCACACCGAGCTTGAAGCGGTTTACGAAGAGAAAAACAGGACTTTGGATAATGACGGCAGAAAAGTATTCGAGACGCTGTTCGCCACACTCTTCAAAAACCATAATTACGGTAAGCAAACGACCATCGGAACGGTTGAGCATTTAAAGAACCCTTCCCTGGTAGAGATTCGCAAATACTTCAACAATTACTATGTTCCTAATAACATGGGAGTTATCCTTTCAGGTGATTTTAATCCTGATGATGCCATTGCGAAAATAGACAGGGCCTTCTCTTATATGAAGAACAAGCCTGTTCCGAAATATACCTTCCAGCCGGAACAAGCCATGACGGCTCCGATTGTTAAGGAGATTGTAGGTCCTGATGCCGAAAACCTTACCATCGGTTACCGTTTGCCGGGGAACAAGGACAAAGACGTTCTGCTTGCCGATTTGGTGGGGTCCATCCTGACCAACGGAAAAGCCGGACTTCTGGACCTGAACCTGGTTAAGAAGCAGAAACTGCTTCGTGCAAGTGCATTTACTTACACCCTGCAGGATCACGGAATCCTTTATCTTTCCGCAGCGCCAACTACAGGTCAGACTTTGGAAGAGGTGCAGACTCTTGTGCTTAGCGAAATCGAAAATCTGAAAAAAGGAAATTTTGATGCTGATCTGATTCCTTCTATTGTAAATAACATCAAGAAAGAGAAAATCCAGAGTCTGGAACGTTATGGCGACCGCGCCTCAATGCTGCAAAGCGCCTTCAATGCAGAGCTGGACTGGAAAGATCAAGTTGCTTATGTAGATGATATCTCCAAAATCAAAAAAGAAGATGTTGTAGCCTTCGCCAATAAATATTTCGGAAATAATTATGTGGCTATCCTGAAGAAAAAAGGGGAAAACAAGAACCCTCAGAAAATCGAGAAACCATCCATCACGCCTGTTGAAACAAATCCGGATAAACAGTCTGCCTTTGTAAAAATGGTGAACGAAATGCCGTCTACAGCTTCGGAACCGGTATTTTTAGATTTTAACAAAGATATTCAGAAATCAAAACTTGGTAAGGCGGAAGTTCTTTACGTACCGAATACTGAAAACCAGCTTTTCAGACTGAGATACCGTTACAAAGTAGGAACACTTAATGATCCTAAACAGTCATTGGCTTCTCAGTACCTTCAGTTCCTGGGAACCGATAAGAAGTCTTCAGAAGAAATTTCCAAGGAGTTCTACAAGATCGCTTCCAGCTTCAATGTTTCTACAGGTGAGGAATATACAATGGTGACCATTGAAGGTCTGCAGGAGAATTTTGATAAAGCGGTGAAGCTATATGAAGACCTTGTAATGAACGCGAAACCGGACGAAACCGCACTTGCGGCGCTGAAAGCACGTATCGCGAAGTCCAGAAAAGATGCGAAAGCCAATAAAGGCGCCATCCTGCAGGGGCTTACAAGCTACGCGATGTACGGTCCTAAGAATAAATTCAATAACACACTTTCTGATGCCGAAATCAACGCGGTTACTGCACAGGAATTGGTGGACAGGATGAAGAATCTGAACAACTACGAGCAGACAGTGATCTATTACGGTCCGGAACCGCTTAAAAATCTGACGGCAAAACTCGGAACCATGCACAAAGTGCCGGCAACCTTTGCCTCTGCAGGCCCGCTGAAGACTTTCAAACAGCTTCCGCAGACCAAGACTCAGGTGCTGTTCACCGATTATGATATGGTACAGGCCGAAACCAGATGGATCCGCAATACCGAAAACTATGATGCAGCCAAAACCCCAATGGTGATGGTTTTCAACAACTATTTCGGTGGCGGTATGGGTTCTGTGGTTTTCCAGACCATTCGTGAGAGTAAGGCGTTGGCCTACAGTACTTACGGATATTATGTGCAGCCTTCCAAGAAAGACGACCAGTATTATATGATGAGTTATGTGGGCAGCCAGGCTGATAAGTTTGGTGATGCCGTTGGTGCCATGAACGAACTGCTTACCAAAATGCCTCAGCTTCCTGTAAACTTGGATTTGGCAAAGAGCTCTGTGAAGAAAGACATCCAGACCGAAAGGATTATGCAGGACGATATCATCTTCAGGTATCTGGCCGCACAGCAGCTTGGTTTGAAAGACGATATCCGCAAGCAGCTTTACACCAACGTGGATAAGATCACGATGAACGATCTTAAAAACTTCCATGCGACTAATATTTCAGGGAAACCTTATACGTATGCCCTGGTAGCTTCTGAAAAGAACATGAAGATGGAAGATCTTAAGAAGATTGGCGAGGTGAAGAAAATCACCCTGGAAGAACTCTTCGGGTACTAA
- a CDS encoding restriction endonuclease, with the protein MKQKEKLTLDKLIEEARIFCVEQSEFQHKELFGITDGKAVGTLIEQKFQKHLNDKYIVTVGSSAKGIDLPSEDILTDIKVTSIKQPQSSCPFKDAKQKILGLGYNLLVFVYDKTDDPTTQTAILNFVSCSFVSKERTADYTTTSILNDMKKVEANEDDIVAFLEGIKLPADEITLQQIAGIILATEIPIGYLTISNALQWRLQYKRIVNLTDDVPGVEKIVSYNKPK; encoded by the coding sequence ATGAAACAAAAAGAAAAACTGACGTTAGATAAGTTAATAGAAGAAGCTCGAATATTTTGTGTTGAACAATCCGAATTTCAGCATAAAGAACTTTTTGGAATTACTGACGGCAAAGCTGTTGGAACTTTAATCGAACAGAAATTTCAAAAACATTTAAACGACAAATACATTGTAACTGTTGGCTCATCTGCAAAAGGAATTGACCTTCCATCTGAAGATATTTTAACAGACATTAAGGTTACTTCAATTAAACAACCTCAGTCATCTTGTCCATTCAAAGATGCAAAGCAGAAAATACTTGGGCTTGGATATAATTTGCTTGTATTCGTTTACGACAAAACAGATGACCCAACAACTCAAACAGCTATATTGAATTTTGTGAGTTGTTCATTCGTTTCAAAAGAAAGAACCGCAGATTATACAACCACAAGTATTTTAAACGATATGAAAAAGGTTGAGGCAAATGAAGATGATATTGTTGCATTTTTAGAAGGAATAAAATTGCCTGCTGATGAAATAACTTTGCAACAAATTGCTGGAATTATTTTAGCAACAGAAATCCCAATTGGATACTTAACTATTTCGAATGCACTTCAATGGAGATTGCAATACAAGAGAATTGTAAATCTTACCGATGATGTTCCTGGCGTAGAGAAAATTGTTAGTTACAACAAACCTAAATAA
- a CDS encoding dihydroorotase gives MKTLIKNAQIVNEGQIIHNDILIENDLITKIQPHISDEAAQVIDAEGKCLLPGVIDDQVHFREPGLTHKGDIESESRAAVAGGVTSFIEQPNTVPNAVTQELLEEKYQIAAQKSFANYSFMMGGTNDNLDEILKTNPRNVPGIKLFLGSSTGNMLVDNPETLEKIFSNTSMLIAVHCEDEAAIKANTQRYLEEYGEDIPVKFHHLIRSEDACYISSSKAVELAKKTGARLHIFHLSTARETELFRNDIPLKDKKITAEVCVHHLTFTNKDYESKGTLIKWNPAVKTKSDRTGLWEALLDDRIDVIATDHAPHTLEEKGNVYTKAPSGGPLVQHSLPVMLENCRSGKISIEKIVEKMCHNPAIIFQIEKRGFIREGYKADLVLVDDNSEWTVSKDNILYKCGWSPLEGMKLHSRITHTFINGHLAYENGEVKAEKFGERLIFNRQ, from the coding sequence ATGAAAACGCTGATAAAAAACGCACAGATCGTCAATGAAGGACAAATTATCCACAACGATATTCTCATCGAAAACGATCTGATTACCAAAATACAACCCCATATTTCTGACGAGGCAGCGCAGGTCATCGATGCCGAGGGAAAATGCCTTCTGCCCGGTGTCATCGACGATCAGGTGCATTTCCGCGAACCCGGACTTACCCATAAAGGAGATATCGAAAGCGAATCTCGCGCTGCGGTTGCAGGTGGAGTGACAAGTTTTATAGAGCAGCCCAACACGGTGCCAAACGCAGTGACTCAGGAGCTGCTGGAAGAAAAATATCAGATTGCCGCCCAAAAATCATTTGCCAATTATTCCTTTATGATGGGCGGTACCAATGATAATCTCGATGAAATCTTAAAGACCAATCCCAGAAATGTCCCGGGCATCAAGCTGTTTTTAGGTTCCTCTACCGGAAATATGCTGGTTGATAATCCGGAGACTTTAGAAAAAATCTTTAGCAATACCAGCATGCTGATCGCGGTTCACTGCGAGGATGAAGCCGCCATCAAAGCCAATACCCAGCGATATCTGGAGGAATACGGCGAAGATATCCCCGTGAAGTTCCATCATTTGATCCGAAGTGAAGATGCGTGCTATATTTCATCTTCGAAAGCGGTGGAATTGGCTAAGAAAACCGGTGCCCGGCTCCATATCTTCCACTTGTCCACCGCCAGAGAAACCGAACTTTTCCGCAATGATATTCCATTAAAGGATAAAAAAATCACCGCCGAAGTCTGCGTGCATCACCTGACTTTCACCAATAAAGATTATGAATCCAAAGGAACCCTCATCAAATGGAATCCCGCAGTTAAAACCAAGTCAGACCGCACCGGCCTTTGGGAAGCGCTGCTGGACGACAGGATCGACGTTATAGCTACAGACCACGCACCTCATACCCTGGAGGAAAAGGGAAATGTGTATACGAAGGCACCCTCCGGCGGACCGCTGGTGCAGCATTCCCTGCCTGTGATGCTGGAGAATTGCCGCAGCGGAAAGATTTCCATTGAAAAGATTGTGGAGAAAATGTGTCACAATCCTGCAATTATTTTCCAGATAGAAAAACGCGGATTCATCCGTGAGGGGTATAAGGCAGACCTTGTTCTGGTTGATGACAATTCCGAATGGACAGTCTCTAAAGACAACATCCTTTACAAATGTGGCTGGAGTCCGCTTGAAGGGATGAAACTTCACTCCAGAATAACGCACACCTTTATAAACGGCCACCTGGCTTATGAAAACGGTGAAGTAAAAGCAGAAAAGTTTGGCGAAAGATTGATCTTCAACCGGCAGTAA